One window from the genome of Salvia miltiorrhiza cultivar Shanhuang (shh) chromosome 7, IMPLAD_Smil_shh, whole genome shotgun sequence encodes:
- the LOC130992423 gene encoding probable 2-oxoglutarate-dependent dioxygenase AOP1 isoform X1, translating to MGSESLKLPVIELSNLKHESETWESTKVQVRQALEDYGCFEATFDQIPVDLRESVLDGLKQLFDLPLEVKLCNKSERPYHGYTGQVPTLPLYESLGIEDVASPHQIHSFTNLMWPQGNPSFSSKSVQSYIEKLWELDKIVRKVVLESCGVGKHVEDHMRSTNYVVRVQKYDSPPNHETQPGLLPHLDLNILTILQQLNHVAGLEILTKHANKWITARPSSPYSFFVFAGISFHAWTNGRLHSPLHRVTMNGDEARYSIGLFSVPKPGSLIKAPDELVDEDHPLLYKPFDHHKFIEFLNSQAVATSSDALKNYCGA from the exons ATGGGTTCTGAAAGCCTAAAGCTTCCTGTAATAGAGTTGTCGAACCTCAAACACGAAAGTGAAACATGGGAGTCTACGAAAGTCCAAGTTAGGCAAGCCTTGGAAGATTACGGTTGCTTCGAAGCCACATTCGATCAGATTCCTGTTGATCTGAGAGAATCGGTTCTTGATGGATTGAAACAACTATTTGATCTTCCTTTAGAGGTGAAATTATGCAACAAATCAGAAAGGCCTTACCACGGCTATACTGGACAAGTTCCCACTCTTCCCCTGTACGAAAGTTTGGGGATCGAAGACGTCGCGTCGCCTCACCAAATCCACTCCTTCACCAACCTCATGTGGCCTCAAGGCAATCCATCTTTCag CAGCAAGAGCGTGCAGTCGTATATAGAAAAATTGTGGGAATTAGACAAGATTGTGAGGAAGGTGGTGTTGGAGAGCTGTGGAGTGGGGAAACACGTGGAAGATCACATGAGGTCCACCAACTACGTTGTTCGAGTTCAGAAGTATGATAGCCCTCCAAATCATGAGACTCAACCGGGATTGTTACCTCATCTGGACTTGAACATTCTCACCATATTGCAGCAGCTCAATCACGTTGCCGGATTGGAAATTCTCACCAAACATGCCAACAAATGGATCACTGCACGACCATCATCTCCCTATTCCTTCTTTGTCTTTGCCGGAATCTCATTTCAT GCATGGACAAACGGGCGGCTGCATTCTCCGCTTCACAGAGTGACGATGAATGGAGACGAAGCTCGATACTCGATCGGATTATTTTCGGTTCCGAAGCCTGGGAGCTTAATCAAGGCCCCAGATGAGTTGGTGGATGAAGACCACCCTTTACTCTATAAGCCCTTTGATCATCACAAGTTTATTGAATTTCTTAACTCACAGGCTGTTGCCACCTCTTCGGATGCTCTCAAGAATTATTGTGGAGCCTAA
- the LOC130992423 gene encoding probable 2-oxoglutarate-dependent dioxygenase AOP1 isoform X2 yields the protein MGSESLKLPVIELSNLKHESETWESTKVQVRQALEDYGCFEATFDQIPVDLRESVLDGLKQLFDLPLEVKLCNKSERPYHGYTGQVPTLPLYESLGIEDVASPHQIHSFTNLMWPQGNPSFSKSVQSYIEKLWELDKIVRKVVLESCGVGKHVEDHMRSTNYVVRVQKYDSPPNHETQPGLLPHLDLNILTILQQLNHVAGLEILTKHANKWITARPSSPYSFFVFAGISFHAWTNGRLHSPLHRVTMNGDEARYSIGLFSVPKPGSLIKAPDELVDEDHPLLYKPFDHHKFIEFLNSQAVATSSDALKNYCGA from the exons ATGGGTTCTGAAAGCCTAAAGCTTCCTGTAATAGAGTTGTCGAACCTCAAACACGAAAGTGAAACATGGGAGTCTACGAAAGTCCAAGTTAGGCAAGCCTTGGAAGATTACGGTTGCTTCGAAGCCACATTCGATCAGATTCCTGTTGATCTGAGAGAATCGGTTCTTGATGGATTGAAACAACTATTTGATCTTCCTTTAGAGGTGAAATTATGCAACAAATCAGAAAGGCCTTACCACGGCTATACTGGACAAGTTCCCACTCTTCCCCTGTACGAAAGTTTGGGGATCGAAGACGTCGCGTCGCCTCACCAAATCCACTCCTTCACCAACCTCATGTGGCCTCAAGGCAATCCATCTTTCag CAAGAGCGTGCAGTCGTATATAGAAAAATTGTGGGAATTAGACAAGATTGTGAGGAAGGTGGTGTTGGAGAGCTGTGGAGTGGGGAAACACGTGGAAGATCACATGAGGTCCACCAACTACGTTGTTCGAGTTCAGAAGTATGATAGCCCTCCAAATCATGAGACTCAACCGGGATTGTTACCTCATCTGGACTTGAACATTCTCACCATATTGCAGCAGCTCAATCACGTTGCCGGATTGGAAATTCTCACCAAACATGCCAACAAATGGATCACTGCACGACCATCATCTCCCTATTCCTTCTTTGTCTTTGCCGGAATCTCATTTCAT GCATGGACAAACGGGCGGCTGCATTCTCCGCTTCACAGAGTGACGATGAATGGAGACGAAGCTCGATACTCGATCGGATTATTTTCGGTTCCGAAGCCTGGGAGCTTAATCAAGGCCCCAGATGAGTTGGTGGATGAAGACCACCCTTTACTCTATAAGCCCTTTGATCATCACAAGTTTATTGAATTTCTTAACTCACAGGCTGTTGCCACCTCTTCGGATGCTCTCAAGAATTATTGTGGAGCCTAA